The following coding sequences are from one Xiphophorus couchianus chromosome 7, X_couchianus-1.0, whole genome shotgun sequence window:
- the cytip gene encoding cytohesin-interacting protein, translated as MQSTMNINGLQRQSSQENCNLDNTLKKKAALWYRRSLRGNSDRHRQNTSTLPRSYKAKLTPTNSLVDYMDPQRTTVVLEKQDNETFGFEIQTYGLQLKSTSEVEMCTFVCNIKEDSVAESAGLTAGDVIVTINAVSIEGLSHQHILDLIRQSTNNLKLETVCGNVVKKIELEKKLNQLQQSLREKLKEFQALSLQERGLMRDNLNDSSLNLLMDPSGILSSPMGRRGRRFSSDSSYRSGMTDDSDQASVFGDVSSPSPYSAASTTDDGCFFSKDFPLQEGPRRTSSSSLHHQALCRSSSSSLAGSSTSLSPSWEETRISSLFGTLPRKSRRASVRKQIFKLIPGLQRSVEEEEMGTA; from the exons ATGCAGTCCACCATGAATATCAATGGACTTCAGCGACAAAGCAGCCAAGAGAACTGCAATCTGGATAACACTTTGAAGAAAAAGGCTGCTCTGTGGTACCGGCGCTCACTGAGGGGGAACAGTGACCGACACCGACAGAACACCAGCACCCTGCCCAGAAGTTACAAG GCAAAGCTTACCCCCACCAACTCTCTGGTTGATTACATGGACCCACAAAG AACCACAGTGGTGCTGGAAAAACAAGACAACGAAACATTTGGTTTTGAAATTCAG ACGTATGGTTTGCAGTTAAAGAGCACGTCTGAAGTGGAGATGTGCACTTTCGTGTGCAACATAAAGGAAGACAGCGTGGCTGAAAGTGCTGGCTTGACCGCAG GAGATGTCATTGTCACCATCAATGCGGTCAGCATAGAAGGATTGTCACACCAACACATTCTTGACCTTATAAGACAATCAACCAATAATCTAAA GTTGGAGACTGTGTGTGGTAATGTTGTGAAGAAGATAGAGCTTGAGAAGAAACTCAATCAGCTCCAG CAGTCCTTGCGTGAGAAGTTGAAGGAGTTTCAAGCGCTCTCATTACAGGAAAGAGGTCTGATGCGAG ATAATTTAAATGACAGCAGCCTCAACCTGTTGATGGACCCTTCGGGTATTCTGAGCTCCCCCATGGGGCGCCGGGGTCGGCGTTTTTCCAGCGACAGCAGCTACAGGAGTGGGATGACAGACGACAGCGACCAGGCCAGTGTGTTTGGGGATGTGAGCTCACCCAGTCCCTATAGTGCAGCCAGCACCACGGATGATGGCTGCTTCTTCTCAAAAGACTTCCCCCTGCAGGAAGGGCCAAGGAGGACATCGTCATCCAGCCTTCATCACCAGGCCTTATGCCgctccagcagctccagtcTGGCCGGCAGCAGCACCTCCCTGTCTCCATCCTGGGAAGAAACAAGGATCTCATCCCTGTTTGGGACTCTGCCAAGGAAAAGCAGGAGAGCCAGTGTGCGCAAACAGATCTTTAAGTTAATTCCTGGACTTCAGCGATCAGTTGAAGAGGAGGAGATGGGAACAGCTTGA
- the acvr1c gene encoding activin receptor type-1C: protein MTAAGEQSFQVALILLCVAQLTAGLKCVCPLCANYTCETAADGACWNSVMLIDGKEETVKSCISPSQMKGQLFCYSSKNVSKRNCCFTDFCNNETLHLHRERPSEEPGWSRLQLIVVILVPSCLLCVGILLGVCVVQGHHCAYGRAHKQDPEEPLDDQMLMSPDKCLKDLIYDMSTSGSGSGLPLLVQRTIARTIVLQETIGKGRFGEVWRGKWRGEDVAVKIFSSRDERSWFREAEMYQTIMLRHENILGFIAADNKDNGSWTQLWLVSEYHEHGSLYDYLNRYTVSVEGMVVLALSVASGLAHLHMEIIGTQGKPAIAHRDLKSKNVLVKRNGMAVIADLGLAVKHDSSTNTIDVPSNHRVGTKRYMAPEILDESINMNNFESFKRADIYSLGLVFWELARRCSVRGLHEDFQLPYYDMVPSDPSIEDMKKVVCDQKLRPNIPNQWQSCEALRVMGKLMRECWYANAAARLTVLRVKKTVSQLSAIKDIKD, encoded by the exons ATGACTGCTGCCGGGGAGCAGAGCTTTCAGGTGGCGTTGATCTTGTTGTGCGTCGCCCAGCTGACCGCAG GTCTGAAGTGCGTGTGCCCCCTGTGCGCCAACTACACCTGTGAGACGGCTGCAGACGGAGCCTGCTGGAACTCTGTGATGCTGATTGACGGGAAGGAGGAGACGGTCAAATCCTGCATCTCCCCCTCCCAGATGAAGGGTCAACTTTTCTGCTACAGCTCCAAAAACGTCTCCAAGAGGAACTGTTGCTTCACCGACTTCTGCAACAATGAGACCCTGCACCTGCACCGAG AGAGGCCTTCAGAGGAGCCGGGCTGGAGCAGACTGCAGCTCATAGTGGTGATCCTGGTGCCCTCCTGCTTGCTGTGTGTGGGGATCCTGCTGGGGGTGTGTGTCGTGCAGGGACACCATTGTGCCTACGGCCGAGCCCATAAGCAAGACCCCGAGGAGCCCCTGGATGATCAGATGCTTATGTCTCCTGATAAATGCCTCAAAGATCTGATTTATGACATGAGCACATCTGGCTCAGGGTCAG GTCTACCACTGCTGGTCCAGAGGACTATAGCTCGGACCATCGTCCTGCAGGAGACCATTGGGAAAGGTCGCTTTGGTGAGGTCTGGCGTGGCAAGTGGCGGGGGGAGGATGTAGCTGTCAAGATCTTCTCCTCCCGGGACGAGAGGTCCTGGTTCCGGGAAGCAGAAATGTATCAAACTATCATGCTCAGGCATGAAAATATTCTTGGCTTCATTGCTGCTGATAACAAAG ATAATGGCTCATGGACCCAGCTCTGGTTGGTGTCAGAGTACCATGAGCACGGCTCCCTGTATGACTACCTGAACAGGTACACAGTCTCAGTGGAGGGCATGGTTGTTTTGGCTTTGTCTGTAGCCAGTGGACTGGCACACCTTCATATGGAAATCATTGGCACACAAG GAAAACCCGCGATCGCTCACAGAGATCTAAAGTCTAAAAATGTCCTTGTGAAGAGGAATGGAATGGCAGTCATCGCAGATTTGGGCTTAGCTGTTAAACATGATTCCAGCACAAACACCATAGACGTACCGTCTAACCACAGAGTGGGAACTAAGAG GTACATGGCTCCAGAGATCCTGGATGAGTCAATCAACATGAACAACTTTGAGTCATTTAAGAGAGCAGACATCTATTCGCTTGGCCTGGTGTTCTGGGAATTAGCCAGAAGATGCTCTGTAAGAG GACTTCATGAAGATTTTCAACTGCCTTACTATGACATGGTGCCTTCAGATCCATCCATTGAGGACATGAAAAAAGTTGTATGTGATCAGAAACTCAGACCAAACATTCCCAATCAGTGGCAGAGTTGTGAG GCTCTGCGTGTGATGGGAAAACTGATGAGAGAGTGCTGGTATGCCAATGCTGCTGCGCGACTGACTGTGCTGCGAGTCAAGAAAACTGTATCTCAACTGTCTGCAATCAAAGACATCAAAGACTAG